Within the Phycodurus eques isolate BA_2022a chromosome 15, UOR_Pequ_1.1, whole genome shotgun sequence genome, the region GagtggaggcgcggaacatagcccactcggactcaatgccCCCTGCCTCTCCCGGGACGTGGTCGACattggagttgaaactccttctgacaggacaAACATGAAATGGAAAACATAACAAGAGGACAAATATGAGAAGATAAAAATGATTTGAAGACAAAAGTTagagaacaaacacaaaaggacAAACAAGGCGAGAGGACAACGGTGCCGACGACAGACTGTGAGCGACCTGCGCAATGAGATCTTTGTGTTTCTTCATGAGCTCGTCGAGGTCCTCCTGGTCTTCTTCGAGACGTTTAAGCAGATCGACTTTCTCACGTTGGAGGACGCAAACCTCGTCGTCCACCTGGAAACACAAACGCTCTTGTCACCATCAAAGCGGCGACATTCACTGGTCGCTGGACACTGTTCCTGACTTTTCAACTGGTTCTGTTCTGATACTGATACTGGTTGTAGTACTGAACCTAGTACTTTTACAGTTCTGGTACTAGAACTGTTTCAGGTACTGTTTCTGGAACTGATTGCGCTACTGTACTAGTAGTAATTCAACTGGCTATGGTAGCTAGTATTAGCACTGTTACTGGTTCTGCTACAACAGCTGGTTCTGGTACTAAAACTGGTAAGGATTCTGTTCCTTGATCTGGTTCGATAATTGGTTATGTTCCGATACTGATTTTGGTCGTGGTTGTGGAACTCAAGCTAGTACTATTACGGGTTCTGGTACTGAAGCTGGTATTAAAATGATTGTGCGACTGGTACAGGTTCCTTCGTGGTTGTGGTCCTAGCGCTGTTAGTGTAGGTGGCGGGTGAAGATGAGGAAGATGTTTCTGACCAAACTCTTCTGCTTTCTGATGTTTTCCAATTCAATCTGAACATCTTCCAGCTCCTGGGTCACGGTCGTCTGGACGCTCTCGAGCTCACGTCGCCGTGATTCGCTGTCCTCCagctacacgcacgcacacatatcCAGATATGATTATCCGTAGcgtaagtagtgctttgcccACCTGGCCCGGGCCGCATCCGCTAACCTGAGAGTGAAGTCTTTCCAGTTGCTCCTTGCTTCCGCCGTCGGGGCTCCTCCCGATTTGTCGTCCGCCGTGGACGGCGTCCAGGAGGGTCTGGGCGTCGGCAAGCAGGGCGTGAGTCCTCTTCAGGTCTCGCCTCAACTTCTTCTCCACGTCAAAGTCACGGTGGCCGACCTGTTCGCACAGCGTGGCGACCAAACCTTCCAGGTCGCGCTTCTCGTGGATGACTATCTGCTTCTCCTCGTATTCTTGCTCCAGCTGCATCTCCAGCTGTCTTAGCTAGCGCGGCGACAAAACGACATCTTCACGAGACGCACCCTAGGATACTAAGGTTGCTAATACGCTGATGTTGCAAACGTGTCCGTCGACGTACCCGCCGCTGGGACGACCTGTGCACGTCCTCGAgctcctcctccttgtcctcCAGCTCCTTTTGGTGCATCTGCTTCACTCGGGCCATCTCCAATTCCACACGCATGTGAACCTGAAGAGCAGCAGCGGGTTTGCACATTATTAAGGATAACTCTACCGGCTGTGTCAAAATTATTTCGGCCGACTAACTCTACTGATGTATTGATAGTCAAAATAGCATCGATATCAAGtcattttgtacagtatataatacagaaataaaagTCATAATCCTGACATAATTCCGGAATAAATGTGACGTGGCGTTCCTCCCAACTAACTCGACCgacctgctgctgctgttcaATTCTGGCGGTCAGCTTGGCCACTTCCTGCGCCGTTTCGCCGGCCACGCGCTCCAGGTGGCGCACTTGTTTCTTCAGATCGGGCAGCGAGTCGGCGGTGAGATGCACGCTGAGGTCGCGAATCTGACTACACAACTCGTCTTTCTGCTTCTGCAGGCGGCACGCCTCCGCCTGACTCTCCTGCGCACACGCCAAcacttgagtgtgtgtgtccgtcCTCCGATGTGTTCTGGCGGGCTCCCCGGGCTCACCTGCAGGTTTCGGCGCAGTGTGAAAATCTGGACCCCTAGCGCGGTGTTTTCCTGCAGGGTTTTGTCCTTCAACTCTCGCTCGCTGTCGGCGTCCTCTAACGCCGCCGCCAGCTCGCCATCGAAGCTAAAAGTATTACCGTCATATTAGCACGCTAAGCGACGAGCTAATTGGTACatttgttagcatgttagcatgcGTGCTAGCACGTTCATCGGAAGGCTAATGCTTACTGTGTATTTGTTAGCGTGATCAAAAAagtcagtgtgtgtttttatgtttgtgtgcatttatgtgcttttgtttgtgtgcattcgtgtgtttttttgtgcttgtttgCATGTTCGTgtgcttctgtgtgtgtttgtattgatgtgtgcatgtttatgtgtgtttgtgtatgcatgttcctttgtgtgtgcatatatgtgtgtttctgtttgtgtgtgcatgtttattttgggcagtacggtggacgaccggttagagcctctgcctcacagttctgaggaccagggttcaatccccgcccccgcctgtgtggagtttgcatgttcgccccgtgcctgggtgggtttttctccaggtgctccgctttcctcccacatcccaaaaacatgcatgctaggttaattgacaactctaaattgcccgtaggtgcgaatggttgtttgtttgtaggtgccctgcgattgggtggcgaccggttcagggcgtaccccgcctcctgcccgatgatagccgggataggctccggcacaaccgcggccctagtgaggagaagcggctccgaaaacggacggatggatgtttattttgtCGATGCGTTTATGTTCACGTGTTCGGCAGTGCGGCTACCGCACGTTACCGTGTTTTAGCATTCATTAGCATTGTCAGTCACCGTCGTTGTTTGCGTTCCAGTTGGTGCGTTCGATTGCGCAGACTGTCCGTCATCACCCCGGCGTCGTGCAGGTCGTTGGCGACGCGCCGACTCTGCCGTTTAAGGTCCGTCACGGTACGCTTGGATTCGTCCAGTTGAGCCTGCAACGACACCGCCTGCAGGCCAAGGGACACATTACAACTAGGCTTCGGCCATTCATCAGTTTAGTCATTAGCTTGTTTTCGGGTTAGACAAACGTCGACGTTCGAGTCGCGCGCCTTCACCGACCTCGGCGTCCAGCTGTTGCCGAGCGTGCCGCTCGACCTCCGCCTTTTCTTCGGTCTGCTGCAGACGCCGGCGAAGGAAGCCCACCTCTGTCTGGCAACACTCCAGCTTCAGAACCAGCTCGCTTTCTGTGGACCGGCAACACCGCACTCGAAACTCCAAACCAAATtcatttgcaataaataattatgtgctatcatttcagaaaagtgcAGACCTACATACTGAAAGATTTAAGCCCCGGACTCAAAATGTTTGAGCCCCCATTGTAGACCACAAGCTGGCGAGCTAACTGCTAGGTAGAAAGACGAAGAGGAGGCAACGTCTTCCTTGGGGAATGCCGCCAACTTCCATCAAAACCATTCCAAACGGGATATTCCCCAACACTGAAGCAGCGTCCAATTAGGGTGCGGACAGGAAATAGCAACCGACCTGTTCCTATTTCTGATCCTGCCACTTTCCGACTCTCCGGCGTACGACGCTTTAGACGTTCCTCCTCCAGATTTTTCTCCAGCATCTCCATTGCAACCTTGCACTGGTCGAGGCGAGCCTGGGGGGATGTGGCATTTACAGGAAGTTGTGAAAAAGGGGGGCGGTTGGGGACTGAGAGCGGTCAAACGGGTGGTGATGGTGACAGGAAGTGGCCTAAAAGGTTGACCGTTGGGGATAGGAAATGGTGAAAATGAGCGACCGTTGGGGACTGTAATTGGTCAAAAAGGTTGGCAGTTAGGAACAGGAAGTAGTCTAAAAGGTTGGTCGTTGGGGATAGGAAGTGGTCTAAAAGTgtggtggctggggagaggtcaAATGGACGGGGGTCGGGGTCAGGAAGCGTTGACGACCGGCTCACCTGCAGGTCCTTGTTCTCCTTGCTGAGCCTCAGTCTCTCAGCTCTCTCCACATCCAAAGCCTGACCCACCGCGTCGCCGCGGAAACGCTCATCGCTCAGCTCCGAGGTCACCGCCGTCAGCTACACACacaccaactgcatcactgtgtgtgtgcgcgcgcgcgcgtgtgtgcgtgcgtgcgtgtgtttgtgtgagtacAAACTTTAGTCTCGCAGGTGTCGACGGTTTGTCTCAAGTCATTTCGTTCTTTTTCGGACTTTTCCAAACGTCTCCTCAGTGCTGACACTTCGTCCTGacgacacacgcacgcacgcacgcgcaaacacacacgcacactgacgACGTGGCTGGGTGGAAGCCGAGGCTGCCACTTGGTCGGTAGCAGTTGGACCAGATTCTAAATTGGTTGGACCGTGCGCGTCAAGGACAGAGTGAGGAGTGGCACATACTGCAAGTCGGGTTCAAGTGCTTTGTTAGTATTCGCCATGACTTGTTGCGCCGGATTACGCTGTTGGGGTGTTTGCGATTTTGTTGTAAAATTGACCATCTATCGATCTCACGGGTACACACTGGAAATGGGAATGCCCAATACATATGTCCTTCTCGCTCGGGGTTCTTCGTGTTgttatttcaaaagaaaaatgttcttAACTCCCTGTTTTGGCTTCATGAcagcagtaatgaaaaaaaataaaatactcgcatccatccattcattcatttcccgtaccgcttcccctcacgcgggtcgcggtcgtgctggagcctatcgcagctattttcgggcgagaggcgcgctacaccctgaacaggtcgccagtcaatcgcagcgcacatataaacactcgcggcacggtggacgaccggttttgcgcgtctgcctcccagtcctgaggaccggggttcaatccccggcccccgcctgtgtggagtttgcatgttctcctgcgtggcttttctccgggcgctccgctttcctcccgcatcccagaAACAtacatgctaggttcattgataattctaaattgcccgtaggtgtgaatggttgtttgtttgtatgtgccctgcgattggctggcaaccagttcagggtgtagcgcgcctctcgcccgaaaatagctgcgataggctcccgagtgagaagcggcacagaaaatggatggatggatggacattcgcACCGCTCCAAAAAGACAGTCGCGTAGTGGGTCTAAGTGTTGATTAAAAACCAAACAGTTAAAACTAGTTCGaaacttattttatttcatataatCGTAAGTCTGTAACATTGCACACCATGTGAACATTAACGCTACGCTTAAAGTTCCCATATTTTACTAAACCtttttttgggatgttatattggctctgtggtgcctcagtaaacacgtgaaatatgaattcaaatggtCCCCGCATTCGTGAGttgcagacgtttttctgccgaggcccaaaatcatccatccattttcctccgcttaaccgaggtcgggtcgcgggggcagtagctttatcagggacgcccagacttccctctctccggccacttcatccagctctttcgggGATCGATCCCGAGGCGTCCCGAGGCCGGCCCGGGAGACGTAGTCTtttccagcgtgtcccgggtcgtccccggggtctcctcccggtggaacgCGTCCTAATcggatgcccgagccacctcatctggctcctctcaatgcggaggagcagcggcactactctgagcccctcttctcaccctctctctaaggaacctgcggaggaaactcatttcggccgctcgtatccggcatcttgttctttcggtcacgaccaacGGCTCGTGAGCAtcggtgaggggaggaacggagatcgaccggtgaatcgagagcttcgccttccggcttagctccttcttcaccacaacggatcgatacaaagtccgcatccatgcagacgccgcaccgatctgcctgttgatctcccgctcCGTTCTTtgctcactcgtgaacaagaccccgagatacttgaactactccactcggggcagggtctcatccccgacccggagagggcaagccacccttttccgaccgaggaccacggtctcagatttggaggggcTGATTTtcctcacggcttgatgaagccaacagaaccgcatcGTCTGCggaaagcagagatgcaatactgaggccaccaaaccggaccccctctacgcctcggctgcctctagaaattctgtccatcaaaCTCTGACAtcggtcgtacggggaccgaacagcccgtatcagggggttcggcaccccgTCCTCCCCCCCAAGCACCCCGCACAGGACatcctgagggacacggtcgaacgccttctccaagttcgCAAAACTCACGGAGCTCCCACGCACccccgaggaccctgccgagggtgtagcgctggtccgctgttccacgaaaaccacactgctctttcctgaatctgagattcgccCTCCCGGCagacccctgaatagaccttaccagggagacgGGGCCCTTTTAAAGGCATACGCACATCGACCTGCCATACTTATTCTAGTGTAGAAGGTGCGGATGGCGACCTTAGAGGGCAAATTAATACCCGCATCTCACGTGCATAATATTGGCGGGAATACAGTGCATGCACGAAGCTTTATTATATACACAAATCATACAATAAAACCGTTTGTCTATTGCGGGTGTGGTCTGGAATAAACCACAGATTACTGTACTGGCAAAATATTGGATGGACATGTTGTGTCCAATAAAAAGATAGAACACTTCACAATTTGCATGCTAATAGTTTGAACAAAACCTGATTGTCTGTTGTGACTAAGATCATTTGATATTTTAGGAGCAATTCGTGCAGCTCATTCCAAAGGGTTCCATGCTCGACTCGCGACcgtatgcgtgcgtgcgcgcgcgtgtaccTCCTTGGCGCGCAGCCTCTCGTTGTCCATGTTGACGTCCAGCAGGGGGCGCACTCGGCAGAACAGCTTCCACCAGCTCCACTCAGACACTCCGTGCAGCACCCGCAGGTTCCTCTGCAGGCAACGCACCGCCATGTGCTGCACCTACACAAGTCCGCCTTATGACTCAtgtaataatcatcatcatcgtcatcttcAAATGGCCTTGAGGAGGTCCACGTTTGTGACTGGACAGACATTGTGTTTGTGCAGTTCTCCTTCGGGCCACACGAGGGGGCCAGAATTGACTTATCTTGGGCGCTGACCTTAAGCGTGCGGTACTTGTGTCTGGCCAGGTGACCCGCGCAGGACGCCTGAAGGTGGACCAGCCAGCCAGTCACCCGCAGGTCCCTCTGAGCCTCCAGGTGGGCCAGCACGCCGCGCTTCATGAACACCTGACGCACAACAGGAAGTCAAACGTgaccatcaatcaatcaatccatcaaAAATACAGCCCAAAGTGCGTCACATTCTCAGATCAGGCAGGCACTTCAAATAGCAGGAAATATCCAAAAGGGGGAGCCGTTGCAACCACAGAAGATGCCACACTGGCACACCGAACAAATCTCCGAGCGTGGAGGcttccggtgtgtgtgtgtggatatgGTGGAAAAAAACCTCTCTTAGTTAGATTGTTGATGTGTGGAATACAATTAATCTCAGAGTCAAAAATGACACCCGGGTTTTTAACACATTGTGAGGGTATGAAATCTTTTAGTTTTGGTCAAGGTTTCTCTCTCTTGCCTTCAGGACCAATAACTAAAACCTCTGTTTTACCCCGGTTGAGCTGTAGGATATTCACTGCCGTCCATGACTTCATAcctaaaatacatttaagaaGGGTATCAAATGGCCCTGCGCCATCAGGAGACACGGCGACGTACGGCTTTGTGTCATCTGCGCAACTGTGGAAGCGGATGCCGTGTCTCCTGATGACATCCCCGAGGGGAAGcatgtccgtccatccattcgtccattttctgagccgcttctcctcacgtgccggagcctatcccagctatcatcgggcaggaggcgggctccgccctgagctggttgccagccaatcgcagggcacatacaaacaaacaacattcacactcacactcacattcacacctacgggcaatttagagtccccaattaatgcatgtttttgggatgtgggtggcaagcaggcacggggagaacgtgcaaactccgcacaggcggggccggggattgaaccccgctcctcagaactgtgaggctgacgctctaaccggtcgggcaccgtgccgcaCGAGGAAGCATGTACAGATTCAAAAGAATTGGACCTAAAATTGACCCTTGAGGCACCCCACGCTATAGTTCATGGATGTAAACTTCGATTTGTGAGAGAAGAGCTGAACCAGTTTTAATAGCCTGCTCTAGCCTCCACtaactactctttcccataacgtcaACATgcggctcatccactttattcctcagCTAAAAGCGACGGTTCAGGTGTGTTAAAAATCATGTTCTGAGACAGAAGACCGGAACCGATACCATCGATCTTGCTTCTGAAATGGTTTGCAAAGTCCTCGCAGGCTGTTTTAAAGTTGGTGTTGGTTAAAAGATCGAAGGTGGAGAAAGGGAATttgggatttttgttgttgtatgtgaTGAGTTTTGAGAAATGGAAACTTCTTGCCTGTTTGACGTGGATGTTTTGTTGTTCAGAGATTACTTCATGGTGAACCGTCTTATTTGCTTTTTCTCCACTCTTgccatttcatttgaattttttcattttgacatttcTCCACGGTggtgtagtttttatttttattgttttagttcAAAGTAGAGCCAATGAGTTCAATGTTGACTTCAGTCTGGTATTGACATTTTGAACAAGAAAATCACATGATGCAGGTAGCATGTCACCAGGGTTGCTCTGTAAAATCCCAATCTAATTTGCAGTCACTTCAGAAATCAGAGCGCGTTTGTTTCCTCACCGTTCTCCCCGGGCTTTCCCGAGGGTTAAAACCGGCAATGTTAGAATGCGCAGTGAGCAGACACAGCCAGGTCGTCAACCGAGGACCCGCCGATGGATAAGCCGTACATTAAAACGAGAGCCACCGTCCGTGTATCCTCTGTCGCGAGTCGGCTTCGTGAAGCGCTGTTCGAAGTCCATCCGGCTTAAAAGGTCGAACAATTATTTCGGATATTTTATCCGAGCTGTTATCAACATGCAAATTCATATCGCCGGTTCTTAAAACCCTCTTGTAGGTGCTGTGTATGACTGACAGCAATTCAGAAAAGCCACTGACGAAACAGGTGCAATGTTGGGGCGGTCTGTAAATTGTGAGACAAAAGCTCGGTGGGCTGCTCAAGGCATGATATTCTTATGAATTATTCATGTTAAAAGAAACCTCATTTGAGTCAAGGTTTCTTCGATAAGTGACGCAGTACCGCCTCCCATCTTAGCCCATGTGACCACGTGACACACGACAGGAAGCGCTCGAGCGTTCTGACCCGACTGGTGCCGACCACGATGCTCTTGGGGTCCTGGTCCAAGTCAGCCAGCAGCTCGTCCACCGCCTGAAACAAAGATGGCGGCGTTGAGTCACGTGACCCGCATGAATGTAATTAGAAGACGAATATTAGGCACCTTCCTCTCATCATGGCTGACAAACATGGAGGCGTAGCGCTTCATGATGGGCGGAGACAAAGCCTGGAAGTGGTAGCGGAAGTCGCTCAGGGTCATGTGGTCCGGGTAACCTGGCGGGGGAAACGCACACACTtttccacatccaatatggccaCCAGCTCTTCATAACATTCATGTCTATGTCTACATGTGGAGCTTATgtgtatgggtcattttcatacatTTCGATTAAAACGGTAAAGAcgcttaacttttttttctcaatctaGCAATGGTTTTCTGCCACCTCGGTTTTACATGTGTAAACGTCTCCCGTCTTAGAAACAATTCTTACCTTTTGAATGATAGCAACTGTCAATAATTCCAGTGTGGTCAAAACCATTATGAAACAAATcctatgaaaatgacccataaagttgcgtgcgtgcgtgcgtgcgtgcgcggcGCGGCGCCGACCTGCGCGGTAAATGCGGAGCATGGCCAACGTCTGCGCGGCCTTCAGTTGCGCTCTGAGCTCGGCCACGTCGAAGGCGCCGGCGGCGTCCGTCTTGGCGCTGACGCACTGCAGGAAGACGGGACGGGCGCGGCGGATCACGTTGACCAAGGCGTCCTAAGAGAGCGGAGATTCGCTCAAATCAGGGCCGGGAAAGGGGGAGGACCTTCGGGTGGCGGGCGCTTACGGCTTGCAGCTTGACGGCGATGCAGGGCGAGTGTCTGCGTAGGGCCGCCGCCCCGCCGCTCAGCGTCTTCCGGATGGTGCCGTTCCTCTGCAGCGAGCGCTGGCCGGAGCCCTCCAGGCCGCACACGCCGCAGCACAGGGGGGCCACGTGCGCGCTCGTGGCGAACATGGACTTCACCGACGCTCTGGGGACAACGCCCAAACGTCACTGCCCGAGCGTTCCGACGACCGCGAGACCACTCACATGTTGGAGCCGTGCAGCAGCGCGCCGGCGTTGTTCGCCACCGGGTTGTTGTGGAGCACGCCGAACCATCCCGTCAGGTCGTAGCGGACGGCGTCGTTTCCTGTCAGGTGTTGAACTTCGCAGTGCAGAGGTTGCTCGCATTGACGCACTGGACAGGCGCACGCGTcagtcgtcatcatcatcatcatcatcatcatcgtcatcgtcatcgtcgtcgtcatcgtcgtgCGTGCGCATGTTACCCGTGTTGCTGTAGTGACGGCACACGCGCTCCAGGGCGACGCCCTCGCTGGACGCGGGTGTTAACATCTCCTCGTCCAGTGCCCAGAGGAGACCGCGAGGGGTGTCGCCCGCTGCGCGCACctaacacacgcgcacacacacgtttgttgtgtgatgacatcatcagcatGTGTTAGCATACCTGGGTAGGCGGCTGGTCGATGGCAGATACGATGTCAGCGGGGCTAACGTCCGGACACTCGAACTCCACTGGAATTTTCtcctgcacgcacgcacgcacgcacgcacgcacttgCGCATTATGGTGCACgcatgtttgcgtgtgtgtgtgtgtgtctgggtgtgtgtgtgtgtgtctgtgccacACCTGTGCGTATCTGTCCATAGTGTGCGTGAACGTGTGCACGTATCGATGTTCCAGAAGTCGTTCTTGTAGGTAGTTGTGACAAAACTCGCTGACGTTTGCCGCTCGTTCCTGCGCCGCGTGGCGAGGGTTCCTCAGGCCTGGCGGGTCTACCACCGTCACCGACGCCAGCGCCAACTGCTGGCCGCTCAGAGATCTGCACGCACTCGCACGCGGTCAGCATGGCGTCCTTGTGCAAACATTTcctgacacacacacctgtTGATGAGCGACACGATGGTGGTGAAAAGTTCTTCGTAGAGACCAGATGCCATCCCGTCTACGCACTGCGCCGCCGTCAACCTGGGACCTGGTCACATGATCATCAACGCACGATCATCGTCACGTGACTCACACGCTATTAATACATGCTAAGTGAGCACAAATACATTGATTGATTGTCTTCGTTTCGAAAAtgtaagcaacaacaaaaaacaaaaaaacaacaacgtaaCAAAtcaagaacaaacaaacaaaaggaaacaaTACAAAAGCAGAAAAGGTAGGTCAGAGGAGACACCCTTCCACTCGTTCGAAAGGGGGCAGAACGTATAAACTTATCAAGTAACAATTATACTGTGCTGTAAAATTTACGAcatataaatattataaatgATTATATGTCGGTATAATAAAAAAGAGGTACACTGCattacaaaacacacatttttttctacACGTATGATATAAATAGATGGAGATCCAATGGTCTTTCCTAGATTTGTGCACTTTGTGAAGAGGATGTCTTTTTACTGTTTAAATACTTAACTTATTCCACAGTTGAACTCCATAAATACTGATACAAAGCCTCTTTTTGGTTGTGCATGTGCAGCGCAACTTGAAGTGTAGCTGTCTCCTTGActtatgacccccccccccccttttcagtTACGCAGTAGTTTTGGACTGTATAAATGATGCATATGTTGTGTATTTATATGTTGTGTGTTCATCAAGTTACACAATGTATTATTCTGATGGCTCGTTTTTGAAGAATGCACATTGCGCAACGGCTGTAAAGAGCTTTTGTATGCTTCTCCAGAcctcacctaaccctaacccagaccTGAACAGTAATTCAAATATGCTAATATTTAATCGAGTTGTAAAGAATATGGAGAAGTTGATTCTTCAGGTAGTCTTGGCTTTGGACAGGACTGAAATGCTTCCAGATAGTTTGGTTGGTTTATGTGTGTTTTCTATGATGTTTCCAGCTAATTCTATCATCAGCGGGTGGTCGCCTCTGGCCTGCGCTCTCTAGgactctctttgtttttgtcacgcCACTTACACGAGGGAAGACTTGCTGAGCATGAGGGAGTCTACTCTGGACCTGATTTCgtcaactttcacaaatccacaaAGTTTTTCATGTTAGCACAGCACGTTAGCTTGTCTCACCGTCTTCGACCTGGCTGGCGCTGTTGCGCTCTCTGCAGCCCCCTGTGGCTGTCTGCAGTAGCTGCCTCAAGTGATGCTTGAAGACGGCCGTGTGAAGCTCCTCCCCCTCGCAGCCCAGCACGCCGCTAGCGGCCTGAGCGCTATCGAAGTTCAAAAACTGCCTCCGCCCcactgacaacacacacacacacacacacacacacacacacaccgaccaATCAGTGAAGCTAACAAAGGCGCTAATAATGACGCTACATAGGATactaacatcaatgctaatggTGATGCTAGTGAGGATGCCAACAAGGGTGCTATTAATGATGCTAACAAGGATGCTAACAGCGATTCCAACGAGGGGGCTACTCTGATGATGATGCTAGCGAGTATGGTCTTTTGAGCACTCCAACTTCACTTGCGGTCTCTCCCCCGATCAACCTGCCGGTTACCTTTGCAGGCCCCAGCGGCTCCTAGATGGTAAATCCCGGCCAGGACGTGCCAGATGGACTTCTGCTCGCTGGCGCTGAAGGCCAGCGTTTCCATGGCAGCCAGCAGCTTGGAAAAGGCGACGGACGCTCGCTGTTTTTCCTCCACCTGCGGACACAATGACGGGCGTCAGCAGGTCAGCAGGTGTTGATGTAGATGAGGCCAGCGGATACCTTGGTGGGAGGAGCCATCCCGAAGGAATGACGCTCCGGAAACTGATGAAGGCCGAGCTCCGTCCTGACGAGGAAGCGACCACATTAGCGTCAGCGTTAGCATTGTTGATAGAAGTCTCGGTAGCGTTACTGTTAGCATCTTTGTTTGCATATTCAgcagtattataataataataatcataatgatGCGCTTAAATAGCGCTTTTCgagacgctttacaatttcacgcattattcattcactcctcagtcatacctggtggtggtaagctactcgTGTAGCCACAGCcgtggggcagtctgacggaaacATGGCTGCCATTCTACGCATACGGCCCCTCAGGCCACCACCAAACATTCGAGCACATACATTCGTAGGGAATgcgggttaagtgtcttgcccggGGACGCGACAATGACGACATGGGCTCCGGTTGCATGGC harbors:
- the LOC133413335 gene encoding unconventional myosin-XVIIIb-like isoform X8, whose translation is MSIMFDFWCPSAPLDSKIAARRVVAGRSSRSGRPGQAGIRVDGGHPAGPLRVRDWTQRHRQDGHLSGLHRRAARTSRNRRTQLDRVQAMFTVLKSFGCVTSTYSDASSRFAMLFSLDFNHAGRAAAGHLQTIMLDKWRVCHTTAGESNFLVFSQMLVGLGTEMRTELGLHQFPERHSFGMAPPTKVEEKQRASVAFSKLLAAMETLAFSASEQKSIWHVLAGIYHLGAAGACKVGRRQFLNFDSAQAASGVLGCEGEELHTAVFKHHLRQLLQTATGGCRERNSASQVEDGPRLTAAQCVDGMASGLYEELFTTIVSLINRSLSGQQLALASVTVVDPPGLRNPRHAAQERAANVSEFCHNYLQERLLEHRYVHTFTHTMDRYAQEKIPVEFECPDVSPADIVSAIDQPPTQVRAAGDTPRGLLWALDEEMLTPASSEGVALERVCRHYSNTVRQCEQPLHCEVQHLTGNDAVRYDLTGWFGVLHNNPVANNAGALLHGSNIASVKSMFATSAHVAPLCCGVCGLEGSGQRSLQRNGTIRKTLSGGAAALRRHSPCIAVKLQADALVNVIRRARPVFLQCVSAKTDAAGAFDVAELRAQLKAAQTLAMLRIYRAGYPDHMTLSDFRYHFQALSPPIMKRYASMFVSHDERKAVDELLADLDQDPKSIVVGTSRVFMKRGVLAHLEAQRDLRVTGWLVHLQASCAGHLARHKYRTLKVQHMAVRCLQRNLRVLHGVSEWSWWKLFCRVRPLLDVNMDNERLRAKENLVQLLPTKWQPRLPPSHVVSVRVCLRVRACVCRQDEVSALRRRLEKSEKERNDLRQTVDTCETKLTAVTSELSDERFRGDAVGQALDVERAERLRLSKENKDLQARLDQCKVAMEMLEKNLEEERLKRRTPESRKVAGSEIGTESELVLKLECCQTEVGFLRRRLQQTEEKAEVERHARQQLDAEAVSLQAQLDESKRTVTDLKRQSRRVANDLHDAGVMTDSLRNRTHQLERKQRRFDGELAAALEDADSERELKDKTLQENTALGVQIFTLRRNLQESQAEACRLQKQKDELCSQIRDLSVHLTADSLPDLKKQVRHLERVAGETAQEVAKLTARIEQQQQVHMRVELEMARVKQMHQKELEDKEEELEDVHRSSQRRLRQLEMQLEQEYEEKQIVIHEKRDLEGLVATLCEQVGHRDFDVEKKLRRDLKRTHALLADAQTLLDAVHGGRQIGRSPDGGSKEQLERLHSQLEDSESRRRELESVQTTVTQELEDVQIELENIRKQKSLVDDEVCVLQREKVDLLKRLEEDQEDLDELMKKHKDLIAQSSSDICQIRELQAELEEVKKQRHALQEELQQQASRLQFLESSTVGRSIVSKQEARVCDLENKLEFQKGQVKRFEVLVLRLRDSVVRLGEELEQSAQSEARERENAHYFQQRLQDVRVEMDELSRRHQDGGRRRMELVRHSSHDTPHNVGHETTEDTPDDTARTRPTTRTATRQRTCPTTRPPTRPKDIPDDTPPPTTRPPTWRKDMPADTAEVTGHDKPDDRVEDTAHDTPQLTPAYTQKPPDGVFRKEHLTWTAATPLHAHSQSPATWEHSWPILVFLSQAPQTHTHVRTYFCVHALFRHRHDEVKKEMQVEELTAIRQTLQADLETSIRRIVDLQAALEEVESSDDSDTDTDTDTDRESSVGTEDVGETTRGWRGAARGGSPSGSFRGQGGRRSAADSGSTYSFRSCSDLDEDDSGAGRTGGGQGRAASSSALSELLEGLRKRRAGGAADAGAGSNADSTVSLPVYQTTAASTLRRRASALSLTADTLPEARPGILKPSSPLLPRAASARSVSDPLTTASSATPSRFNSCDSLASLPSLPCLSSLASLHVARQCPPTRHPSGEHPHAQHPPSLAVPEEGWEEPQRSPQAPRRCALEGLLSEDTSEGPLAPEGAVFQNRHHPGESNTTSAILPAIRRARSAGSLAGSVRGGRRALSVHFGELPTSTRRRGVSDAESSGSGGSAESCESSRARGRSVRPQGERLEAEGSEGGEGGDVATVMRKYLNKESR